The following proteins come from a genomic window of Trifolium pratense cultivar HEN17-A07 linkage group LG4, ARS_RC_1.1, whole genome shotgun sequence:
- the LOC123920394 gene encoding helicase sen1-like — protein MEKFTSASEDDHKPRRLLDVVLSWPLEDVLNENLFKDKVHKIPDTFKSVTEYKTSFIPLLFEETRTDLSSSLSGVSKAPFCEIKKVEKSRQLKLMKAQKQFKLFQHTIRLKSTFDSVEDGENYEPATGDLIAFTNIRPKSLDDLNTRKSPYHIAYVDRAKNQFSDKIKVLSSKSMNMDIEHDLGRNNELKLYAVFLINLTTNVRISDALNSRSEGEHLNIIKTVLGPHLTSGENCQNCLSEENSQASFIKEDSIIRSQKLNESQLDAVLSGVDMMNCDHADMKLIWGPPGTGKTKTVACLLFSLLKLKTRTLTCAPTNTAVLQVAIRLHKLVMDSPELVTYGLGDIVLFGNGKRMKVDCYPGLEDVFLDYRVQDLMACFDPKFGWKHSLQSMIQLLNSMEESAKKKTRKAVFAYRHKFCEQREKLEFLMKTLYTHMPKSLISLETVKKMLQSFDLLRSIGISLWQVKLKPKSRIPTYFQPLYVKRDECISILSSLSGTVLIPVFDERDNMRVKVGNFCLSNACLILCTASSSVKLNTVEVSPIQFLVIDEAAQLKECESAIPLQLSGLRHCILIGDERQLPALVKSKIADRCEFGRSMFERLVILGYKRHMLNVQYRMHPSISLFPCKEFYDGKLSDALVVRKKSYNRLFLEGKMYSSYSFINITKGKEKLGDGQSMKNMVEVGVISEIIKSLNKVFMRTKKKVSIGIISPYNAQVYEIQEKIKQYTQVSNSDFSVSVRSVDGFQGGEEDIIIISTVRSNQSGNVGFLSNRKRANVAMTRARYCLWILGNAATLINSDSVWRNVVLDAKRRDCFHNANENKKLARAIKDVLFEIELLEEIESPFKKLSIGEKSETPTTSSSSRRRKPRWVKREKY, from the exons ATGGAGAAGTTTACTAGTGCAAGTGAAGATGATCATAAACCTAGAAGGCTCTTGGATGTTGTACTCTCATGGCCCCTTGAGGATGTTCTCAACGAAAATCTTTTCAAAGACAAG GTTCATAAGATTCCAGACACATTTAAGTCAGTAACAGAATACAAGACATCTTTTATTCCTCTATTGTTTGAAGAAACACGCACCGATTTATCTTCAAGCTTATCTGGTGTGTCTAAAGCTCCTTTTTGTGAAATCAAGAAAGTTGAAAAAAGCAGGCAATTGAAACTTATGAAAGCTCAAAAGCAATTCAAACTGTTCCAGCATACAATAAGGTTGAAGAGTACATTTGATAGTGTGGAAGATGGTGAAAACTATGAACCTGCAACTGGTGATCTCATTGCTTTCACAAACATCAGACCTAAAAGCTTAGATGACTTGAACACGCGCAAAAGTCCCTACCATATCGCATATGTTGATCGGGCAAAAAATCAATTTTCGGATAAAATCAAAGTTCTGTCATCCAAATCCATGAATATGGATATTGAACATGACTTGGGGAGGAACAACGAGCTGAAATTGTATGCAGTTTTCCTTATCAACTTGACAACAAATGTTCGTATTTCAGATGCACTGAATTCACGCTCGGAGGGTGAACACCTGAACATAATTAAAACAGTGTTGGGCCCACATCTAACT AGTGGAGAAAACTGTCAAAATTGTCTTTCGGAAGAAAATAGTCAAGCTTCTTTCATCAAAGAGGACTCGATAATTCGTTCTCAGAAACTAAATGAATCCCAATTAGATGCTGTTCTGAGCGGTGTAGATATGATGAATTGCGATCACGCTGATATGAAACTTATATGGGGACCTCCAGGGACAGGGAAAACAAAGACAGTAGCATGCTTGCTATTTTCTTTACTCAAGCTAAAAACGAGAACTTTGACTTGTGCTCCAACAAATACTGCAGTGTTGCAAGTGGCAATTCGGTTGCATAAGTTAGTTATGGATTCACCCGAGCTTGTTACATATGGTTTAGGTGACATTGTGCTGTTTGGAAATGGTAAGAGAATGAAAGTAGATTGTTATCCTGGGCTTGAAGATGTCTTTCTTGATTATCGCGTACAGGATCTAATGGCGTGTTTTGATCCGAAATTTGGATGGAAGCATAGCTTGCAGTCCATGATACAGTTGCTCAATTCAATGGAGGAATCCGCTAAGAAAAAAACCCGTAAGGCAGTATTTGCATACAGGCACAAATTTTGTGAACAAAGAGAGAAGCTGGAGTTCTTAATGAAAACCTTATACACTCACATGCCAAAATCTCTCATTTCACTTGAAACAGTGAAGAAAATGCTTCAATCTTTTGATTTGCTAAGGTCGATTGGAATTTCCTTGTGGCAAGTCAAACTCAAGCCAAAATCTCGCATTCCTACGTATTTCCAACCGTTATACGTCAAACGAGATGAGTGCATTAGCATACTAAGTTCACTTTCTGGCACAGTTTTGATTCCTGTATTTGACGAGAGAGATAACATGAGAGTTAAAGTAGGAAATTTTTGCTTGTCGAATGCGTGCCTAATTTTGTGTACAGCATCAAGTTCAGTTAAACTAAACACAGTAGAAGTGAGCCCAATTCAATTTTTAGTAATCGATGAAGCCGCTCAGCTTAAAGAATGTGAATCAGCAATTCCGTTGCAACTGTCTGGTCTCCGACATTGCATCCTAATCGGAGATGAGAGACAACTTCCTGCATTGGTAAAAAGCAAG ATTGCAGATAGGTGTGAATTTGGACGAAGCATGTTTGAGAGGTTGGTAATATTAGGATACAAACGGCATATGCTGAATGTTCAGTACAGAATGCATCCTTCGATTAGCTTATTCCCGTGCAAAGAGTTCTACGATGGAAAGCTTTCTGATGCACTTGTTGTCAGGAAAAAAAGCTATAACAGGCTTTTCCTTGAAGGAAAAATGTATTCTTCTTATTCTTTCATTAACATAACCAAGGGTAAAGAGAAACTTGGAGATGGACAAAGCATGAAGAACATGGTTGAGGTTGGAGTTATTTCTGAGATAATCAAAAGCCTCAATAAAG TGTTCATGAGGACAAAGAAGAAAGTTAGCATAGGAATAATATCGCCATATAACGCTCAAGTTTATGAAATCCAGGAAAAAATTAAGCAGTACACTCAGGTTTCTAACTCTGACTTCTCCGTTAGTGTCCGTTCTGTTGACGGCTTTCAAGGCGGTGAAGAAGACATTATAATAATATCTACAGTGAGATCTAATCAGAGTGGTAATGTCGGTTTTCTTTCAAATAGAAAAAGAGCAAATGTGGCTATGACTCGAGCTAG GTATTGTCTTTGGATATTAGGAAATGCGGCTACTCTAATCAACAGTGACTCTGTTTGGAGAAATGTAGTTCTTGATGCTAAGAGAAGAGATTGTTTCCATAATGCCAATGAAAACAAGAAACTAGCCAGGGCAATTAAGGATGTCTTGTTTGAAATCGAACTACTTGAAGAAATAGAATCTCCATTTAAGAAACTAAGCATTGGTGAAAAATCAGAAACACCAACTACTTCCTCTAGCTCTAG GCGAAGGAAACCGAGGTGGGTGAAGCGTGAGAAATATTGA